One window of Chryseobacterium indologenes genomic DNA carries:
- a CDS encoding aldo/keto reductase: protein MQKKTYTGQPVVTLNNGVDIPALGFGVWQMEDLKECENAVIKAIQTGYRMIDTAAIYQNETAVGAGVKNSGVDRDELFITSKVWVQDHGYEKAKSAFQRTLDRLQMDYLDMYLIHWPYGDFLGTWKALEELYKEGKIKAIGVCNFTVEKLEELKANSTVLPVINQIELHPVFQQKELQIYDRENNIVTQPWSPLGNGNANLLSNPDLKAIAEKYGKTVAQVILRWHLQEGFVVIPKSVTPSRIEENFNVFDFELTEDEMNVVRSLDTGKRLFFDPKDPEWEQKMLNSVADI from the coding sequence ATGCAAAAGAAAACCTATACAGGGCAGCCTGTGGTAACCTTAAATAACGGAGTGGATATTCCGGCTTTAGGCTTTGGAGTATGGCAGATGGAAGACCTGAAAGAATGTGAGAATGCAGTAATCAAAGCTATTCAAACAGGATATAGAATGATTGATACTGCTGCTATTTATCAGAATGAAACCGCTGTAGGTGCCGGGGTGAAAAATAGCGGAGTAGACAGGGATGAACTGTTTATCACGTCAAAAGTATGGGTTCAGGATCATGGGTATGAAAAGGCTAAAAGTGCTTTTCAGAGAACATTGGACAGATTACAGATGGATTATCTGGATATGTATCTGATCCACTGGCCTTATGGAGATTTCCTGGGAACGTGGAAGGCTTTGGAAGAATTATACAAGGAAGGAAAGATCAAAGCTATTGGGGTATGTAATTTTACCGTTGAGAAACTGGAAGAATTAAAAGCTAATTCAACAGTGTTACCGGTGATTAATCAGATTGAGCTGCATCCGGTATTCCAGCAGAAAGAACTGCAGATATACGACAGAGAAAATAATATTGTAACTCAGCCATGGAGCCCGCTTGGAAACGGTAATGCCAACCTTTTAAGCAATCCTGATCTGAAAGCAATCGCTGAAAAATATGGTAAGACCGTAGCTCAGGTAATTTTAAGATGGCACCTTCAGGAAGGATTCGTAGTGATCCCGAAATCTGTGACCCCGTCAAGAATTGAAGAAAACTTTAATGTATTTGATTTTGAGCTGACAGAAGATGAAATGAATGTCGTTCGTTCTTTGGATACAGGAAAAAGATTATTCTTTGATCCTAAAGATCCGGAATGGGAACAGAAAATGCTCAATTCCGTTGCGGATATTTAA
- a CDS encoding UDP-N-acetylmuramate--L-alanine ligase, whose translation MKTHFIAIGGSAMHNLAIALKDKGYQVTGSDDAIFEPSKSRLEKKGIMPQEMGWFPEKITPDIDAVILGMHAHQDNPELAKAKELGLKIYSYPEFLYEQSKNKTRVVIAGSHGKTTITSMILHVLNFHQKDVDFMVGAQLEGFDCMVKLTQDNDFMVLEGDEYLSSPIDLRSKFLLYQPNIALMSGIAWDHINVFKTFDDYIDQFRKFVASITAGGVLVYNEEDPEVVKVVENAENYFRKIPYRTPEYEISNGKVYLKTEMGDVPLSVFGAHNLLNMEGARHICRQLGIMDEDFYEAIMSFKGASKRLEKVEREDKGTLYKDFAHAPSKVKAAVKAFTEQFKNDKKYGFLELHTYSSLNPAFLEQYDHAMDGLNEAIVFYSEDALKIKRMEPISPEFIKEKFKNENLKVFTNAEDLHAYWNTLDKTDGVYLMMSSGNFGGLDLTK comes from the coding sequence TTGAAAACCCACTTCATTGCCATTGGCGGAAGCGCCATGCATAATCTTGCGATTGCATTAAAAGACAAAGGATATCAGGTGACAGGTTCTGATGACGCTATTTTTGAACCTTCAAAATCCCGTTTGGAAAAGAAAGGAATTATGCCTCAGGAAATGGGCTGGTTCCCGGAAAAGATCACTCCGGATATTGATGCTGTTATTCTTGGAATGCATGCCCATCAGGATAATCCTGAATTGGCAAAAGCAAAAGAACTGGGTCTGAAAATATATTCTTATCCTGAATTCCTGTACGAACAGTCTAAAAATAAAACCAGAGTTGTTATTGCCGGATCACATGGTAAAACAACCATCACTTCAATGATTCTTCACGTTCTGAATTTCCATCAGAAAGATGTGGATTTCATGGTTGGGGCTCAGCTTGAAGGTTTCGACTGTATGGTAAAACTGACTCAGGATAATGATTTCATGGTTCTGGAAGGTGATGAATACCTTTCTTCTCCTATTGATCTTCGTTCCAAATTTTTACTGTATCAGCCGAATATCGCTTTAATGAGTGGTATTGCATGGGATCATATCAATGTTTTCAAAACATTTGATGATTATATAGATCAGTTCAGAAAATTTGTGGCAAGCATTACAGCAGGAGGCGTTCTGGTATATAACGAAGAAGATCCGGAAGTAGTGAAAGTAGTGGAAAATGCTGAAAACTATTTCAGAAAAATCCCTTATAGAACTCCTGAATACGAAATAAGTAATGGTAAAGTGTATTTAAAAACTGAAATGGGAGATGTTCCGCTTTCTGTTTTTGGAGCTCACAACCTGTTGAATATGGAAGGCGCAAGACATATCTGCCGACAGCTGGGTATTATGGATGAAGATTTCTATGAGGCCATTATGAGCTTCAAAGGAGCATCCAAACGTCTTGAAAAAGTAGAAAGAGAAGATAAGGGAACACTTTATAAAGATTTTGCTCATGCTCCAAGCAAGGTGAAGGCAGCTGTAAAAGCGTTCACTGAACAGTTTAAAAATGATAAGAAATACGGATTTCTGGAACTGCACACGTATTCCAGTTTAAATCCGGCCTTCCTGGAGCAGTATGACCATGCCATGGACGGTTTGAATGAAGCTATCGTTTTCTATTCTGAAGATGCTTTGAAGATCAAGAGAATGGAGCCTATATCACCAGAATTTATCAAAGAAAAATTCAAGAATGAGAATTTAAAGGTATTTACAAACGCTGAAGATCTTCATGCCTATTGGAATACATTGGATAAAACGGATGGTGTTTATCTCATGATGAGTTCCGGAAATTTCGGTGGTCTTGATTTAACAAAATAA
- a CDS encoding metallophosphoesterase family protein, with the protein MIQIAIFSDVHGNLPALDSVLKDIKARGIQHKFCLGDLIDFAPWGNEVIEKMRSLNILCLMGNHDERIAFDFPVVPLSKHSEEETEARFIAIDHSKKHITKENKKFLSELPFHLKLNYKVGKKHWNIQLVHSSLSSNDTYLYESEEDEIFIRMLEDAQSDVIVMGHTHLSFKKQFENNTWAINCGSVGRSKEENRLASYLVLTLDEEKITPEIIQIPYPIDETVRQIKESGIPDYYALFLKNENVLIL; encoded by the coding sequence ATGATACAGATTGCAATCTTTAGTGATGTGCATGGGAATCTTCCCGCATTAGATTCGGTGTTGAAGGATATAAAAGCAAGAGGAATTCAACATAAATTCTGCCTTGGTGATCTCATAGATTTTGCGCCCTGGGGAAATGAGGTAATAGAAAAGATGAGAAGTCTCAATATTCTTTGTCTAATGGGAAATCATGATGAAAGAATTGCTTTTGATTTTCCTGTTGTTCCTTTATCCAAACATTCTGAAGAAGAGACTGAAGCAAGATTTATAGCGATTGATCATTCTAAAAAACATATTACAAAGGAGAATAAAAAGTTTTTATCAGAACTGCCTTTTCATTTAAAATTAAATTATAAAGTAGGGAAGAAACACTGGAATATTCAGTTGGTTCATTCCAGCCTATCAAGCAATGACACTTATTTGTATGAATCAGAAGAGGATGAGATTTTTATAAGAATGCTGGAAGATGCTCAATCTGACGTCATTGTCATGGGACACACCCATTTATCTTTTAAAAAACAATTTGAAAATAACACATGGGCCATTAATTGTGGTTCCGTGGGGCGCTCTAAAGAAGAAAACAGACTGGCTTCTTATTTGGTGCTGACTTTAGACGAAGAGAAAATTACTCCGGAAATTATTCAAATACCTTATCCGATTGATGAAACGGTCCGTCAGATAAAGGAAAGCGGAATTCCGGATTATTATGCATTATTTCTTAAAAATGAAAATGTATTAATATTATAA
- a CDS encoding NUDIX hydrolase, protein MENFGKDLLRKIKSVELPGEHAHGVFSPPSRPVFTYDEVLAKNPKFAAVNIVLYLKDNEWYFPLIQRTINEHDRHSGQISLPGGKREEMDRDFAETAIRETSEEIGIDKHYVRIIREMSPIYIPPSNFYVYPYISYTKKNPAFVLQQTEAVETIEFPITSFLNLSDTPEIMALPNANGYEVPVINFNGYIIWGATAMILSEFSQLLKKM, encoded by the coding sequence ATGGAAAATTTTGGAAAAGATTTATTACGAAAAATAAAAAGTGTAGAACTTCCCGGTGAACACGCGCATGGAGTTTTCTCACCTCCCTCACGCCCGGTCTTTACTTATGATGAAGTATTGGCAAAGAATCCTAAGTTTGCAGCTGTAAATATTGTTCTATATTTAAAAGACAACGAGTGGTATTTTCCATTGATTCAAAGAACAATTAATGAGCACGACAGACACAGCGGGCAGATTTCACTGCCTGGAGGAAAGCGTGAAGAGATGGACAGAGATTTTGCTGAAACCGCAATTCGGGAGACTTCCGAAGAGATCGGAATAGACAAGCATTATGTAAGGATTATCAGAGAAATGTCTCCTATTTATATTCCACCGAGCAATTTTTATGTATATCCCTACATTTCTTATACTAAAAAGAATCCCGCCTTCGTTCTTCAGCAGACGGAAGCTGTGGAAACCATAGAATTCCCCATCACTTCCTTTCTGAACCTGTCTGATACCCCGGAAATCATGGCGCTGCCCAACGCAAACGGATATGAGGTTCCTGTGATCAATTTCAACGGATACATTATCTGGGGTGCAACAGCGATGATATTAAGTGAATTCAGCCAGTTGCTGAAAAAAATGTAA
- a CDS encoding GNAT family N-acetyltransferase, with protein MSQNIRLAAAEDYPRIMEIWESAVKATHDFLAEEDFNYFKGAIPRDYLPNLEVYLIIENNDTKGFAAVAEGNLEMLFIHDDARGKGYGKALYQFMKEKTGLTKVDVNEQNPQAIGFYEKMGFRKIRRSEKDGSGKDYPLIHMSL; from the coding sequence ATGTCACAAAATATCAGATTGGCTGCAGCAGAGGATTATCCGAGAATTATGGAAATCTGGGAGTCAGCCGTAAAGGCAACCCACGATTTCCTGGCTGAAGAGGATTTCAATTATTTTAAAGGAGCCATTCCAAGAGATTATCTTCCTAATCTGGAAGTTTATTTAATTATAGAAAACAATGACACTAAAGGCTTTGCTGCCGTAGCAGAAGGGAATCTTGAAATGCTCTTCATTCATGATGATGCCCGTGGGAAAGGATATGGAAAAGCCCTTTATCAGTTTATGAAAGAAAAGACCGGATTGACCAAAGTGGATGTGAATGAACAGAATCCACAAGCGATTGGATTTTATGAAAAAATGGGGTTCAGAAAAATCAGAAGATCAGAAAAAGATGGTTCAGGAAAAGATTACCCACTTATTCATATGAGTCTTTAA
- a CDS encoding NAD(P)H-dependent flavin oxidoreductase, translating to MFWPDTISKKLGIQYPLIQAPMFGVSTVQMVAAAAKAECLGSLALADLSADQSVELIRETKKLIDQPFAVNIFVHHIPEVTDGLKEKYIKTKEFLEQLARENDIDAELPELETISIKTYHEQVDAIIEENCKILSFTFGNLDDQSIQKLKGNGVTLIGTCTSVNEALQLEKSGIDIICVQGIEAGGHRGSFDAENIPQIGGLSLLSQAYDHVSVPLIYAGGIYGAKTLKAVKDLGAQGFQVGNLLLASQESALQPFEKERLKKVREEEIMLTKSFSGRYARGIKNQFIEAVENSEYILPYPYQNKLTNALRKAAKSLQNTEFVSIWLGQSIHQYSELSTEEILRNLIKECER from the coding sequence ATGTTTTGGCCCGATACAATCAGTAAAAAACTAGGGATACAATATCCTTTGATTCAGGCTCCGATGTTTGGAGTGAGTACGGTACAGATGGTGGCAGCCGCTGCAAAAGCAGAGTGTCTGGGATCATTGGCGTTGGCTGATCTTTCAGCAGATCAGTCTGTTGAATTGATCAGGGAAACGAAAAAATTGATAGATCAACCTTTCGCTGTAAATATTTTTGTACACCATATTCCTGAAGTGACGGATGGTTTAAAAGAAAAGTATATTAAAACCAAAGAGTTTCTTGAGCAGCTGGCCAGAGAAAATGACATTGATGCAGAGCTTCCGGAACTTGAGACAATCAGTATAAAGACTTATCATGAACAGGTAGATGCCATCATTGAAGAAAACTGTAAAATTTTAAGCTTTACATTCGGAAATCTGGATGATCAGAGTATTCAGAAATTAAAAGGAAACGGAGTTACCCTCATCGGAACCTGTACGTCTGTAAATGAAGCTTTGCAGCTTGAAAAATCAGGTATTGATATTATCTGTGTTCAGGGAATAGAGGCGGGAGGACACAGAGGAAGTTTTGACGCGGAGAATATTCCGCAGATCGGAGGGTTGTCTTTGCTGTCGCAGGCGTATGATCATGTGAGTGTCCCCCTGATTTATGCAGGAGGAATTTATGGTGCCAAGACCTTAAAAGCTGTTAAAGATTTAGGAGCGCAGGGCTTCCAGGTGGGAAATCTTTTATTGGCTTCTCAGGAAAGTGCTTTACAGCCTTTTGAAAAGGAAAGACTGAAAAAAGTAAGAGAAGAAGAAATTATGTTAACGAAAAGCTTTTCCGGACGATATGCCAGAGGAATAAAAAATCAATTTATAGAAGCGGTTGAAAACTCAGAATATATTTTACCCTATCCTTATCAGAATAAACTGACCAATGCGTTGCGTAAAGCAGCAAAATCTCTGCAAAATACTGAATTTGTATCTATCTGGCTGGGGCAGTCTATTCACCAGTATAGTGAACTTTCCACAGAAGAAATTTTGAGAAATCTGATCAAAGAATGTGAAAGATAG
- a CDS encoding curli production assembly/transport component CsgF: MKTFIIILTFIAGIFYGKSQQLVYKPVNPAFGGDTFNYQWLLSSANAQNQFDEKNDFSNLLDRVNSLDSFTQSLNRQILSELSRKLFDQQFGDGNIKPGNYLFGSLYLQITNTNQGLLINILDTSNGDQSEIVIPK, encoded by the coding sequence ATGAAAACTTTTATCATTATTTTGACCTTTATTGCGGGTATTTTCTACGGAAAATCTCAGCAGCTCGTCTACAAACCGGTCAATCCGGCTTTTGGGGGTGATACCTTTAATTACCAGTGGCTTTTAAGCTCTGCCAATGCACAAAACCAATTTGACGAAAAAAATGATTTCAGCAATCTGCTGGATCGTGTAAACTCTCTTGACAGCTTTACCCAGAGTCTCAACAGACAAATTCTCAGTGAACTTTCAAGAAAACTGTTTGATCAACAGTTTGGTGATGGAAACATAAAGCCGGGAAATTATCTTTTCGGATCGCTTTACTTACAGATTACCAATACTAATCAGGGACTTTTAATCAATATTTTGGATACCAGCAATGGCGATCAGTCCGAGATCGTAATTCCGAAATAG
- a CDS encoding lysophospholipid acyltransferase family protein → MAKKNIFTDAFGTPYFLKRFIIFILGVVSYRRFNGFNKLKITGTEHLVDLPDSNVLFVSNHQTYFADVAAMYHAFCAVNNGYLNTIKNPIYLLNPKIDFYYVAAEETMNKGILPKIFKIAGAVTVKRTWRAEGKNVNRMVDMSEVDNIMKALDNGWVATFPQGTTSAFAQGRRGTAKLVKNQRPIVIPIKINGFRRAFDKKGLRVKVTGVKPTMEFKAPLDIDYDNEKAPEILLKIMTAIEQTEDFNLLHSYDEELKAKKLEQKDSNN, encoded by the coding sequence ATGGCGAAGAAAAATATTTTCACCGATGCATTCGGAACACCTTATTTTTTGAAAAGGTTTATTATTTTTATTTTAGGAGTTGTATCATACAGAAGATTCAACGGCTTTAATAAGTTAAAGATAACCGGAACAGAACACCTTGTGGATCTTCCGGACTCTAACGTACTTTTTGTATCCAACCATCAGACCTATTTTGCAGATGTGGCAGCAATGTATCATGCATTCTGTGCTGTAAATAACGGATATCTGAACACGATAAAAAATCCAATCTACCTATTGAATCCAAAGATCGATTTTTACTATGTAGCAGCAGAGGAAACTATGAATAAGGGTATTCTTCCTAAAATCTTCAAAATTGCAGGTGCTGTAACGGTAAAAAGAACGTGGAGAGCCGAAGGAAAGAATGTCAACAGAATGGTAGACATGAGCGAGGTAGATAATATTATGAAAGCATTGGACAATGGCTGGGTAGCGACTTTCCCTCAAGGAACTACTTCTGCTTTTGCACAGGGACGAAGAGGAACGGCCAAGTTGGTAAAGAATCAGCGTCCTATTGTAATTCCGATCAAAATAAACGGATTCAGAAGAGCTTTTGATAAAAAAGGACTCCGCGTAAAGGTAACCGGTGTAAAACCTACGATGGAATTTAAGGCTCCTTTGGATATTGATTATGATAATGAAAAAGCACCGGAAATTTTATTGAAAATCATGACTGCCATTGAGCAGACAGAAGATTTCAACCTATTACACAGTTATGATGAAGAACTTAAAGCTAAAAAATTAGAACAAAAGGACTCAAATAATTAA
- a CDS encoding GNAT family N-acetyltransferase, which produces MENFTLSLLNPDAEIPYHLLLLADETREAIDRYIFNSDIYLLHDRTENIAVMALYKNSNTELEIKNIAVIESYRSKGIGSILMNKAKEIAKENHYKTLTVGTSDTGFQQIRFYEKNGFIKSGVLKDFFIENYPDPIYENGLQMRDMVVLSHHLTE; this is translated from the coding sequence ATGGAAAATTTTACATTGAGTTTATTAAATCCGGATGCGGAAATTCCTTATCATTTGTTGCTGTTGGCGGATGAAACCCGAGAAGCTATTGATCGGTATATTTTCAATTCCGACATTTATCTTTTACATGACCGCACCGAAAATATTGCGGTGATGGCATTGTATAAAAACAGCAATACAGAACTGGAAATTAAAAATATTGCAGTCATTGAAAGCTATAGAAGTAAAGGAATCGGAAGTATTCTGATGAATAAAGCTAAAGAAATTGCCAAAGAAAATCATTATAAAACACTGACCGTTGGAACATCCGATACCGGATTCCAACAGATCAGATTTTATGAGAAAAATGGTTTCATTAAAAGCGGAGTCCTGAAAGATTTTTTTATTGAAAATTATCCGGATCCGATATATGAAAATGGTTTACAAATGCGCGATATGGTTGTATTAAGCCATCACCTGACGGAATAA
- a CDS encoding LysR family transcriptional regulator, with translation MVNLEWYRTFKAIYKTGTLTGAADALFISQPGVSLHLSSLEAYVGYKLFDRTGRKMIPTERGKVLFNAVAEPITKLEDVEKNFQKSTEKHTPTISVGMCFETFQTTLEQYVSSLPFNLIISFGEYPEMLDQLDKGILDLIITPKKGSSPNIEHEAFSSEQIILVGGKDVDTAAFNKVLKTKDAEQIEEWLKNEKWYGTTGDMEHLFQFWTLNFGHKPNFRPNYIVPNLNSIIRCLKGGTGLAVIPDFLCKKDLESGEVQLIWEGKKKLENTLYFGCRKKTNYQTEIEHIKGLFRQVMA, from the coding sequence ATGGTCAATTTAGAATGGTATCGTACTTTTAAGGCGATATATAAAACCGGGACATTGACGGGTGCTGCTGATGCTTTATTCATATCACAGCCGGGAGTGAGTCTGCATTTAAGCTCTCTGGAAGCTTATGTAGGATACAAACTATTCGACAGAACCGGTAGAAAAATGATCCCGACAGAACGTGGGAAAGTATTATTTAATGCCGTTGCTGAGCCTATTACCAAACTGGAAGATGTAGAGAAAAACTTTCAAAAATCTACAGAGAAACATACGCCTACCATCAGTGTCGGAATGTGTTTTGAAACTTTTCAGACGACGTTGGAGCAATATGTTTCTTCACTGCCTTTTAATCTGATTATCAGTTTTGGAGAATACCCGGAAATGCTGGATCAGCTGGATAAAGGAATTCTGGATCTTATCATCACTCCGAAAAAAGGGTCTTCACCCAATATAGAACATGAAGCTTTCTCTTCTGAACAAATCATTTTGGTGGGTGGAAAAGATGTGGATACAGCAGCTTTCAATAAAGTTTTGAAAACAAAAGATGCAGAGCAGATCGAGGAATGGCTGAAGAATGAAAAATGGTACGGAACCACCGGAGATATGGAACACCTTTTCCAGTTCTGGACCTTGAACTTTGGTCATAAACCTAATTTCCGTCCGAATTATATTGTTCCTAATCTGAATTCAATCATCCGTTGTTTGAAAGGTGGAACAGGACTAGCCGTTATCCCTGATTTTTTGTGTAAAAAAGACCTTGAAAGTGGGGAAGTTCAGCTAATTTGGGAAGGAAAAAAGAAGCTGGAAAACACGTTGTATTTCGGATGCCGTAAGAAAACCAATTATCAGACTGAAATAGAGCATATCAAAGGCTTATTCCGTCAGGTGATGGCTTAA
- a CDS encoding curli production assembly/transport protein CsgE has protein sequence MMKILYSLSLSTFFSFLSVWMYGQEDKKVNARIESSLLENQIILKAIVMNNTTVYKELNYLLVSIKKGNGGNLSNNQQSGKFSVNPNEVKILSEISVNLESKDALKAFLYIRDEETQKLVAKDSLELNSDLFKKKTAKVEEDAAYELRGLTIDETKTKVGKDFYDLFYMQYSQLPDKSSSAVTITELPLRGTSGQINIQIEDKIIYSFMTNPAEDYLAEQLVYSLKYIKEFNAKKNLIKNEFIY, from the coding sequence ATGATGAAAATTTTATATTCCCTTAGCCTGAGCACATTTTTTAGCTTCCTGTCTGTATGGATGTATGGGCAGGAAGATAAAAAAGTAAATGCAAGAATAGAGAGCAGTCTCCTTGAAAATCAGATTATCCTGAAAGCAATTGTAATGAACAATACCACCGTTTATAAGGAACTGAATTACCTTTTGGTTTCTATTAAAAAAGGAAACGGCGGGAACCTTTCAAACAATCAGCAGAGTGGTAAATTTTCTGTTAATCCCAATGAAGTCAAAATACTATCGGAGATCAGCGTAAATCTTGAATCAAAAGATGCTTTGAAGGCCTTTCTTTATATCAGGGATGAAGAAACACAAAAACTGGTCGCCAAAGACAGCCTGGAGCTTAACAGCGATCTTTTTAAAAAGAAAACCGCAAAGGTAGAAGAGGATGCAGCTTATGAACTGAGAGGACTTACCATTGATGAAACCAAAACCAAGGTTGGAAAAGATTTTTATGATCTGTTTTATATGCAATACAGTCAGCTTCCGGATAAAAGCAGCAGTGCCGTTACCATTACAGAACTTCCCCTTCGCGGAACAAGCGGCCAGATCAATATTCAGATTGAGGATAAGATTATTTACAGTTTTATGACCAATCCGGCAGAAGATTATTTAGCAGAACAGCTGGTCTACAGCTTAAAATATATCAAAGAATTTAATGCTAAGAAAAACCTTATTAAAAATGAATTTATCTACTAA